The Candidatus Rubrimentiphilum sp. genome includes a window with the following:
- the fmt gene encoding methionyl-tRNA formyltransferase: MRTLFFGTSDFAVPSLEVTAKRTEVRGVVTQPDRPAGRGQKLQASPVKVAAQRLGLRVYQPASLRDFVKELGGEAFDLFVLASYGKIVPQAVLDLPKLGSLNVHPSLLPKYRGATPIQSALRDGAAETGVTIMLMDAGMDTGDVVLQERTPILPGETYGELHDRLARFGAQALAHAIDAARGGAFPRTPQIGSPTLTRPLRKEDLALDWSWSAERIVNHVRALSPQPAARATIADIPVKILRAEVAMWNRPLLDPGQIAGMIGDALIVSCGDAAVNVLEVIPPNRPRQSGAAFGAPLLVKGT, encoded by the coding sequence GTGAGGACGCTCTTCTTCGGAACCAGCGACTTCGCGGTTCCGAGCTTGGAGGTCACGGCCAAACGCACGGAGGTGCGCGGCGTCGTCACGCAGCCCGACCGCCCGGCGGGGCGCGGTCAAAAACTCCAAGCCTCTCCTGTGAAAGTGGCAGCGCAGCGTCTCGGTCTGCGCGTCTATCAGCCGGCGTCGTTGCGCGATTTTGTCAAGGAGCTCGGCGGCGAAGCGTTTGACTTGTTCGTGCTGGCTTCGTACGGCAAGATCGTACCGCAAGCTGTACTCGATCTGCCGAAGCTCGGGTCACTCAACGTGCATCCGAGTCTCTTGCCGAAATACCGCGGAGCGACGCCGATACAAAGCGCGCTGCGTGACGGCGCGGCGGAAACGGGCGTCACCATCATGCTGATGGACGCCGGCATGGATACCGGCGACGTCGTCCTGCAAGAGCGCACGCCCATTCTTCCCGGCGAAACATACGGCGAGCTGCACGATCGGCTGGCGCGCTTCGGCGCGCAGGCGCTCGCGCACGCCATTGACGCCGCGCGCGGCGGCGCGTTTCCGCGAACTCCGCAGATCGGCTCACCGACGCTCACGCGCCCCTTGCGCAAGGAAGATCTGGCGCTGGATTGGTCGTGGAGCGCGGAGCGGATCGTGAACCACGTGCGCGCGCTGTCGCCGCAGCCGGCGGCGCGGGCGACGATCGCAGACATCCCGGTGAAGATACTGCGCGCGGAAGTTGCGATGTGGAACCGCCCGCTGCTCGATCCTGGACAGATCGCCGGCATGATCGGCGATGCGCTCATCGTGAGTTGTGGCGATGCGGCAGTCAACGTGCTCGAAGTGATTCCGCCGAACCGGCCGCGGCAGAGCGGTGCGGCGTTCGGCGCGCCGCTGCTCGTAAAAGGCACATGA
- the def gene encoding peptide deformylase, translated as MAYLRPIMKDGEPVLRRVAKKVDPKEIADPLFQQLIDDMFETMYAAPGVGLAAPQINVSKRLFVVDAGEDEEHPEGTKHVVINPKIESASEELELIEGCLSVPGFVGDIVRYDRVVVSGLDRNGAKIRLEGSDLFAQALQHEIDHLNGVLYIDKAKNIRKPKPKDENEEEEM; from the coding sequence ATGGCGTATCTCCGCCCGATTATGAAAGACGGTGAACCCGTCTTACGCAGAGTCGCAAAAAAAGTGGATCCCAAAGAGATCGCGGATCCATTGTTTCAACAGCTGATCGACGACATGTTCGAAACGATGTACGCTGCGCCGGGCGTCGGTCTGGCGGCGCCGCAGATCAATGTTTCCAAGCGGCTTTTTGTAGTTGATGCCGGCGAGGATGAAGAGCACCCCGAGGGCACCAAGCATGTCGTGATCAACCCGAAGATCGAATCGGCGAGCGAAGAACTCGAATTAATCGAAGGGTGCCTATCGGTTCCGGGCTTTGTCGGCGACATCGTGCGCTACGACCGCGTTGTCGTAAGCGGCCTCGATCGCAACGGCGCAAAGATTCGTCTTGAAGGCAGCGACCTGTTCGCGCAGGCGTTGCAGCACGAAATCGATCACCTAAACGGCGTGCTCTACATCGACAAGGCGAAAAATATTCGCAAGCCCAAGCCGAAAGACGAAAACGAAGAAGAAGAGATGTGA
- a CDS encoding GNAT family N-acetyltransferase, translating into MPLPVIETPRLRLRNWRDDDLVPWFEMGADPRVMEFFPEVYDRERSDAIAANVRQRNEANPYGWWVIEEKDGEAFAGVIQLADVPFEAHFTPVREVGWRLPERFWGRGYATEAARAILDYAFERLGMDEVVALTTVKNVRSRRVMERLGMTYDPNDDFDNPRVPEGHPFQRHVLYRIRRAAR; encoded by the coding sequence ATGCCGCTGCCCGTAATTGAAACGCCGCGGCTGCGGTTGCGCAATTGGCGGGACGACGACCTCGTGCCATGGTTCGAAATGGGCGCCGATCCGCGCGTCATGGAGTTTTTCCCCGAGGTCTACGATCGAGAACGCTCGGACGCGATCGCGGCCAACGTCCGGCAGCGAAATGAAGCCAACCCGTACGGCTGGTGGGTCATCGAGGAGAAGGACGGAGAAGCGTTTGCCGGAGTGATCCAACTTGCCGACGTGCCGTTTGAAGCGCACTTTACTCCCGTGCGCGAGGTAGGGTGGCGGCTGCCGGAGAGATTCTGGGGACGGGGCTACGCGACCGAAGCCGCCCGTGCGATTCTCGACTACGCATTCGAAAGACTTGGGATGGACGAAGTCGTAGCGTTGACCACCGTGAAGAACGTCCGGTCGCGCCGCGTTATGGAACGCCTGGGAATGACGTACGACCCGAACGATGACTTCGACAATCCCCGCGTGCCTGAGGGGCATCCGTTCCAGCGCCACGTGCTCTACCGTATTCGCAGGGCCGCGCGCTGA
- the hslU gene encoding ATP-dependent protease ATPase subunit HslU — MNGSPQAVELTPRTIVAELDKYIVGQAKAKRAVAIAMRNRYRRERVREDLRPEIIPKNILMIGPTGVGKTEIARRLASLTGAPFVKVEATKYTEVGYVGRDVESMVRDLVEQAVRMVTEERRAEVSEVAKQMAVERVIDVLHPETRPPSAQGQPNAFAATLGSIFGNNFQAQQQQPATPPSAPNGDAQQTREQARSDVERGFYDVRLVEIEVEEAASVPFGVIGPGMDQGGGDLGEMLGGMLPKKRVHKRVTIAEARRIFEQEEAAKLIDMDAVKREALRRAGENGIIFIDEIDKVAGREGARGPDVSREGVQRDILPIVEGSTVNTKHGALKTDHVLFIAAGAFHMSKPSDLIPELQGRFPIRVELDSLTAEDFKTILTQPKNALTEQYKALLGSEGVNVDFRADGIEQLAQFAMQVNDQTENIGARRLHTVLERLLEDVSYDAPEKKDAVVVDADYVRLKLQDIVKDADLSSFIL, encoded by the coding sequence GTGAACGGTTCACCGCAGGCCGTGGAACTGACCCCGCGTACGATCGTGGCGGAGCTCGACAAGTACATCGTCGGCCAGGCGAAAGCCAAACGCGCGGTCGCGATCGCGATGCGCAACCGTTACCGGCGCGAACGCGTCCGCGAGGATCTGCGCCCCGAGATCATTCCGAAGAACATTTTGATGATCGGACCGACGGGCGTCGGCAAGACTGAAATCGCGCGCCGCTTGGCCTCGCTGACCGGCGCACCGTTTGTAAAAGTCGAGGCGACCAAGTATACCGAGGTCGGCTACGTCGGCCGCGACGTCGAGTCGATGGTGCGCGATTTAGTCGAACAAGCCGTCCGCATGGTGACGGAAGAACGTCGCGCCGAAGTCTCGGAAGTGGCCAAACAGATGGCGGTCGAGCGCGTGATTGACGTGCTTCACCCCGAAACGCGGCCGCCTTCGGCGCAAGGCCAGCCGAATGCGTTCGCTGCGACCCTCGGTTCGATCTTCGGAAATAACTTTCAGGCGCAGCAGCAACAGCCGGCGACGCCGCCATCCGCTCCGAACGGCGACGCGCAGCAGACGCGCGAGCAAGCTCGCTCTGACGTGGAGCGTGGCTTCTACGACGTGCGCTTGGTTGAAATCGAAGTCGAAGAAGCTGCCAGCGTTCCGTTCGGTGTCATCGGTCCCGGCATGGATCAAGGCGGCGGCGATCTCGGCGAAATGCTGGGCGGCATGCTGCCGAAGAAGCGCGTGCACAAACGCGTGACCATCGCTGAAGCGCGGCGCATCTTCGAACAGGAAGAAGCCGCGAAGCTGATCGACATGGATGCGGTCAAGCGCGAAGCGCTGCGCCGCGCCGGCGAAAACGGCATCATCTTTATAGATGAGATCGACAAGGTCGCGGGGCGCGAAGGCGCTCGCGGTCCGGATGTTTCACGCGAAGGCGTGCAGCGCGACATCCTGCCGATCGTTGAAGGAAGCACCGTCAACACAAAACATGGCGCGCTCAAGACGGATCACGTCTTGTTCATCGCAGCCGGCGCCTTCCACATGAGCAAGCCATCCGATCTGATTCCGGAACTGCAGGGTCGCTTTCCGATCCGCGTCGAGCTGGACTCGCTGACGGCTGAAGATTTCAAAACGATTCTGACCCAGCCCAAGAACGCGCTCACCGAACAGTACAAAGCATTGCTGGGGAGTGAAGGCGTGAACGTTGATTTCCGTGCCGACGGAATCGAACAACTCGCGCAGTTTGCGATGCAAGTGAACGACCAGACCGAAAACATCGGCGCGCGCCGCCTGCACACCGTACTGGAGCGTCTGCTCGAAGACGTCAGTTACGACGCGCCTGAAAAGAAGGACGCGGTCGTCGTAGACGCGGACTACGTGCGCTTGAAACTCCAAGACATCGTCAAGGACGCCGACCTCTCGAGCTTCATTCTTTAG
- the hslV gene encoding ATP-dependent protease subunit HslV: MRIRSTTILAVRKDGKLAVAGDGQVTVDKTIMKHGAHKVRRVAGGKVIAGFAGSAADGMTLLEKFEGKLNEFKDITRASVELAKDWRQDRALRRLEALMIVGNAEHLLVLSGTGDVIEPDEGIAAIGSGGPYAQAAAAALLRNTNLSAEEIARKGLEIASEICIYTNEHIDVETL; the protein is encoded by the coding sequence ATGAGAATTCGGTCCACCACGATTCTGGCCGTTCGCAAGGATGGTAAGCTCGCCGTAGCGGGCGACGGCCAGGTAACAGTTGATAAAACAATCATGAAACACGGCGCGCATAAAGTTCGCCGCGTCGCCGGCGGCAAAGTGATCGCCGGCTTTGCTGGTTCTGCCGCGGACGGCATGACGCTGCTCGAAAAATTTGAAGGCAAGCTCAACGAGTTCAAAGATATTACGCGCGCGTCTGTCGAGCTTGCCAAAGACTGGCGCCAAGACCGCGCGCTGCGCCGTCTCGAGGCGCTGATGATCGTCGGCAATGCCGAGCATCTGCTGGTGCTTAGCGGAACCGGCGACGTGATCGAGCCCGATGAAGGCATCGCGGCGATTGGAAGCGGCGGCCCCTATGCCCAAGCCGCGGCAGCCGCGCTCTTGCGCAACACGAATCTCTCCGCTGAAGAGATCGCGCGCAAAGGGCTGGAGATCGCAAGCGAGATCTGCATTTACACCAACGAGCACATCGACGTGGAGACGCTGTGA
- the trmFO gene encoding methylenetetrahydrofolate--tRNA-(uracil(54)-C(5))-methyltransferase (FADH(2)-oxidizing) TrmFO translates to MRLTVIGGGLAGCEAAWQAARCGVDVDLYEMRPHKSGPAHKTANLAELVCSNSLRGAALENAVGLLKEELATLASLIVHSAREAAVPAGGALAVDRDVFARLVEERIASHPRITLRREEVHTIPLDRPTIVACGPLPSTEFLTALDTLLMGRDAALVAALKGDAASLECHGEPFDTLRTGSVEPRPSSARKGASRGPRLHYYDAASPIVAADSIDESQMYRKSRYDKGDGDDYLNIPLDKQQYLELLDDLRTLPRHEIEAFEDTKYFEGCLPIEEMADRGEDTMRFGPLKPVGLRDPRTGFTPYAVVQLRRENREGTAYNLVGFQTRLKWPAQKEAFGKFPGLHNAEWLRLGVMHRNTFIDSPRLLDSHLRLRGTDGLYFAGQITGAEGYVEAAACGAMTGIHAARRILGLPGIEFPANTAFGAVVAHLQNTETHDFQPANVTWAYMMPAREAAVVRSEGKKEKRQRLALSAIETMKRFAADLSRSRTLQEV, encoded by the coding sequence GTGAGATTAACCGTCATCGGCGGCGGCCTCGCCGGCTGCGAAGCCGCGTGGCAAGCTGCCCGGTGCGGAGTTGACGTCGATCTGTATGAAATGCGCCCGCATAAATCGGGGCCGGCGCACAAAACCGCGAATCTCGCCGAACTCGTCTGCAGCAATTCGCTGCGCGGCGCCGCGCTCGAGAACGCCGTCGGCCTGCTGAAAGAAGAGCTTGCAACACTCGCTTCGTTGATCGTGCATTCTGCGCGCGAAGCTGCCGTGCCGGCAGGCGGAGCGCTCGCTGTTGATCGCGATGTCTTCGCGAGGCTCGTCGAAGAACGCATCGCATCGCACCCGCGCATTACATTACGCCGCGAAGAAGTGCACACGATACCGCTCGATCGTCCCACAATCGTCGCGTGCGGCCCACTTCCGAGCACAGAGTTCCTTACTGCGCTGGATACGCTATTAATGGGTCGTGATGCGGCACTGGTTGCAGCATTGAAAGGTGATGCAGCGTCATTAGAGTGTCATGGTGAGCCCTTCGATACCCTCAGGACAGGCTCTGTCGAACCACGCCCGAGCAGCGCCCGAAAGGGCGCGAGCCGAGGGCCGCGCTTACATTACTACGACGCCGCATCACCAATCGTCGCGGCCGATTCAATCGACGAATCGCAGATGTATCGCAAGTCGCGGTACGACAAGGGCGACGGCGACGATTACCTCAACATTCCGCTCGACAAGCAACAGTATTTGGAGCTGTTAGACGATCTGCGCACGCTGCCACGTCACGAGATCGAAGCGTTTGAAGATACGAAGTACTTCGAAGGCTGCCTTCCGATCGAAGAAATGGCCGATCGCGGCGAGGATACGATGCGCTTCGGTCCGCTCAAACCTGTGGGCCTGCGCGATCCGCGCACCGGTTTCACTCCATACGCCGTCGTGCAACTGCGTAGAGAAAACCGCGAGGGCACGGCTTACAATCTCGTCGGTTTCCAAACGCGCTTAAAATGGCCGGCGCAAAAGGAAGCCTTTGGAAAATTCCCCGGCTTGCATAATGCGGAGTGGTTGCGTCTGGGGGTGATGCATCGCAACACATTCATCGACTCGCCACGCCTGCTCGACTCGCACTTGCGTTTGCGCGGAACGGACGGCCTGTACTTCGCCGGGCAAATCACCGGCGCGGAAGGCTACGTCGAAGCGGCCGCATGCGGCGCGATGACGGGCATCCACGCGGCGCGCCGGATACTCGGTCTTCCGGGAATAGAATTCCCGGCGAACACCGCATTCGGCGCCGTGGTCGCGCATCTGCAAAACACCGAGACGCACGATTTCCAACCCGCCAATGTGACCTGGGCCTACATGATGCCTGCCCGGGAGGCGGCCGTGGTGCGGAGCGAAGGTAAAAAAGAGAAACGTCAACGGCTTGCTCTTTCGGCTATTGAAACGATGAAGAGGTTTGCGGCAGACCTGTCGCGCTCAAGAACCTTACAAGAGGTGTGA
- the topA gene encoding type I DNA topoisomerase, which yields MKKPLIIVESPTKARTIKKFLPARYVVKASVGHVRDLPKSTLGVDVEHGFTPKYLTIKGKGDIIKELKSAVKAASDVYLATDPDREGEAIAWHLAELLKLENPRRIELHEITKEAAMAAIKHPQPIDLDRVNAQQARRILDRLVGYKISPLLWAKVRGGLSAGRVQSVAVRLIVDREREILAFIPREYWSVTAMLAAASEPDFVFPAELLSRDGEKIEVQTEAESKRVLADLEGAAYRVASIKQREGRRNSPAPFTTSTMQQEASRRLRLRVRRTMQIAQGLYEGIDIGAEGTVGLITYMRTDSTRISDQARAAARDYIVTTFGEAFYGGREHRVKEGAQDAHEAIRPTSVHHTPEKVAPFLKRDDLRLYTLIWERFVASQMSPAVFDQTTVDIAAKNYMFRASGSVLKFPGYTKLYEESRDDSAADAKRLPRIAESETLAFRGLDPKQHFTEPPPRYTEASLVKALEDNGIGRPSTYSTIVETIQARGYVTQQERRFAPTEIGIAVNDLLAEHFPDIVDLNFTAQMEGDLDKVADKQADWVQLLANFYGPFAKELASAEEKLPKLEFKDEPTDEICPKCGRPMVIKTGRFGRFISCTGYPECKTTRPILKDTGAKCPKDGGMVVERRSKKGRTFYGCANYPRCDFVSWDRPVPDRCPVCGSYVVAKIKRGGIVTLECKADKTHDVSTISTELTPTREVTSVPAAS from the coding sequence GTGAAAAAGCCCTTGATTATCGTGGAGTCGCCGACCAAGGCGCGCACGATCAAGAAGTTTCTTCCGGCCCGCTATGTCGTGAAGGCTTCGGTCGGTCACGTCCGCGATTTGCCCAAGAGCACCCTGGGCGTGGACGTCGAGCACGGCTTTACCCCGAAGTACCTCACCATCAAGGGCAAGGGCGATATTATTAAGGAGCTCAAGTCCGCGGTGAAAGCTGCGAGCGACGTCTACCTCGCCACCGACCCTGACCGTGAAGGCGAAGCGATCGCGTGGCATTTGGCCGAGCTGTTGAAGCTCGAGAATCCTCGACGTATCGAGCTGCACGAGATAACGAAGGAAGCCGCGATGGCGGCGATCAAGCACCCGCAGCCGATCGACTTGGACCGCGTCAACGCGCAGCAAGCGCGCCGGATCCTCGACCGGCTAGTGGGCTACAAAATCTCGCCGCTGCTGTGGGCGAAAGTGCGCGGCGGTCTATCGGCCGGACGGGTGCAGTCCGTCGCGGTCCGTCTGATCGTCGATCGCGAACGCGAGATCCTGGCTTTCATTCCGCGCGAGTACTGGTCGGTGACGGCGATGCTGGCCGCCGCCAGCGAACCCGACTTCGTCTTCCCGGCCGAATTGCTCAGCCGGGACGGCGAGAAGATCGAAGTGCAAACCGAGGCCGAGTCCAAGCGCGTACTGGCCGACCTCGAGGGCGCCGCCTATCGCGTTGCATCCATTAAACAGCGCGAAGGCCGGCGCAATTCGCCGGCGCCGTTTACGACCTCGACGATGCAGCAGGAAGCCTCGCGCAGATTGCGCCTGCGGGTCCGCCGGACGATGCAGATCGCGCAAGGTTTGTACGAGGGCATCGACATCGGCGCGGAAGGCACCGTTGGTCTGATTACCTACATGCGCACCGATTCGACGCGCATCTCCGACCAAGCGCGCGCCGCGGCGCGAGACTATATCGTTACAACGTTCGGCGAAGCGTTTTATGGCGGCCGCGAGCACCGCGTAAAAGAAGGCGCGCAAGACGCGCACGAGGCGATTCGTCCGACGTCGGTCCACCACACACCCGAGAAAGTCGCGCCGTTTCTCAAGCGCGATGACCTGCGGCTCTACACCCTTATCTGGGAGCGCTTCGTGGCCTCGCAGATGTCGCCGGCGGTCTTCGATCAAACCACCGTTGACATCGCGGCCAAGAATTACATGTTCCGCGCGTCCGGCAGCGTCTTGAAGTTTCCGGGCTACACCAAGCTTTATGAAGAGAGCCGCGACGACTCCGCGGCCGACGCCAAACGCCTGCCGAGGATCGCCGAAAGCGAAACGCTTGCATTCCGCGGCCTCGATCCCAAGCAACACTTCACCGAACCGCCCCCGCGGTATACCGAAGCGTCGCTGGTCAAAGCGCTGGAAGACAACGGCATCGGCCGGCCGTCGACCTACAGTACGATCGTCGAGACCATTCAGGCTCGCGGTTACGTCACGCAACAAGAACGCCGTTTCGCGCCGACCGAGATCGGGATTGCGGTGAACGACTTGTTGGCCGAACATTTCCCCGACATCGTGGACTTGAATTTTACCGCGCAGATGGAAGGCGACCTCGACAAGGTCGCCGACAAACAAGCCGACTGGGTACAACTGCTCGCAAACTTCTACGGGCCGTTTGCCAAAGAGTTGGCGTCGGCGGAAGAAAAATTGCCGAAGCTCGAGTTCAAGGACGAGCCGACGGACGAGATCTGCCCGAAGTGCGGGCGCCCGATGGTCATCAAGACGGGCCGTTTCGGCCGGTTTATTTCATGCACGGGCTATCCCGAATGCAAGACGACGCGGCCAATCCTCAAAGACACCGGCGCGAAGTGTCCGAAGGATGGCGGCATGGTGGTCGAACGCCGTTCGAAGAAGGGCCGCACGTTTTACGGGTGCGCGAACTATCCGCGATGCGACTTCGTCTCGTGGGATCGGCCGGTGCCCGATCGCTGCCCGGTCTGCGGGTCGTACGTCGTCGCCAAGATCAAGCGCGGCGGAATCGTTACGCTTGAGTGCAAGGCCGACAAGACGCACGACGTCAGTACGATCTCGACCGAACTGACTCCGACGCGAGAAGTTACCTCGGTTCCCGCGGCGTCGTGA